From Haloplanus vescus:
TACCGCATCAACTGGATCGAACCGGACCGAAATCTGATGCTCGGCTTCCACCAGGACGCCGACCATCCGGACCTTGGGCCCTGTCACATCCAACTCAATCACGAAGACACGTCTGTCAACCGGCATAGCGCGACGTTTCTCGATGCGCATCCACTCGCCGTCCTCGATGACCGACTCCAGCAGTTCCCGCCCGCGCTAGCTGCGATTCACTGGAAGAATGGAGCACCCTCGCTCCCTACCTGGCCCGTCTAGACAGCGAGTTCATCGAACCTCTGGTGATGCGTCCAGGCCATGGTCGGCGTGACGTTTCCGGACTTGGCGATGTCACGGTGCGTTACCTACTCCCCCTGTTCCCGCCCCGCTTTGTAGAGACAGGCCGCTGCGAACCTGTCGAATGAACGCCCGCCGTGACTGACCTCGGACTTGCGGGTACTCACCGTGTTAACCAACAGAAGCCATCTCTATCGGAGACTGTTGGTTAACCGGTGAGATTCCTACTGCCCTATTCGGGAGCAGGCCCGTAGCGACCTGTGCCACACACTTGGCACTCCCAGATTGGTTGGCCCGTCCAGGTCTCGTCAGGGAGCGACTCGCGTGTCCTGAACCGATGTTCTGTTTCTTTCGTACAGTGATGGCACTCGAGGGCTGTTACGGTCGGGATTTCGGCTCCGGTACTGGTGGATTCCGTTTCGCGGGGTACTCTTTCCACAGCGATTGCTGGGACGATCCACAGCTGATCGCTGTCGTCGAGCGTGTGCTCGAGGGACGACTCATCGCGAATTCCCTGGCCACGCTCGTCATAGACGCGTGGAATCTCCGTCTGAGAACGATCGCTCCTCTCGTCCCACGCTGTCCGCTCACGGGCCGCTGTTAGTAACGCGTCGCCAGCCGCTGAGGTCACCTCAGTAGCAGCGGGGAGCGTAGGCCAGCGCTCGGTTAGCTGGGGTGCGGGCTCGTCGTCGAGATCGTAGATGAGCGTACAGTCGTCGATCGGCTCGTCGTGACCTGACGTGAGGAGTTTCGCTGCAGCTGCTCCCTTTGCCACGGCGCCGTAGAACGTCGACGACTTGACGAGGAACTGGATCACACCACGGAGTGTTTGCTCGGAACTCGCAGCACCCGACGCTGACGCGGCGTCGAGTTCGTGTTCGAGACAGAACCGGCATTTTCGTTGCGACGCCGGGATCGATGCGCCACAGGAGATACAGGCTCGGTCCGTGTCGGTAGTTCCATCCGGATACCCACCCGAATGCGAGGCCTCACGCTGGCGGGTGGGCTGGCTGTCTGCTGGCTGATCCAGCGCTGGGTCCGGCACCAGAGCGCCCTCCCCGACAGGTTGGAACGCCTCTCGGTCTGAGTTATGGTCAGTCATCGATTCGCTCCGCGTTTCCCCCGGTTTGGTATTTAAACTCAGGGGTGAGGAAATGCGGGGACGGATTCGGCGCCGACGAAATAAATCCGGGCCGAGACGGAGTCAGTCACGGAGCTCAGCGACCGCTCGACCGACCTCGCGAACGTGCTCACTCCGCTCGATATCAAGTTCTGTCGACAGATACTCGACAGTCTCTTCCAGATCCATACCCCCTGGTAGACTCTCTGCCGGTATGTAGGTACTCCTCCACCGGATGCGTCTCACATCGCTTGGAGTTCGTCTCGCCGGCTTCGGAGCGTCACGACTGACACCTCTGCTGCCGACGCGACGGTGGATTGGGTAATCAACGCGCCCTGCTCTTGGGCAGCCAGATAGACGCAAGCGGCCGCGACGCCCGATGGCTGACAGCCGTTCGTGAGGGCTGTTCCCTCGGCGCGTTCTGCGAGTTCGTTCGCGTGTCGGCGAATGTCGTGGTCTAACTCCAGCGCCGAGATCAGCCGCGGAACGAACGACGTCGGGCGCATTGGTGGTGCTGGGAGCTCTAATTCGCGATTCAGTGTTCGGTAGGCGTTGGTGACACGAGTGGACTCGACTCTGGCGGCGTCGACGACATCCTCGAGGAGGAGCGGGTGTTGGTTACATCGGCAGGTACCGTAGATGCTCGCTGCACCGATGGCTTCGATGGATCTGCCACGAAGCAGATCCTCGCTCTGAGCGCTCCGGAAGAGCTGACAGGCTTGGTCACGAATCGACTCGGAGAGTTCGAGCGTACTCGCCAGCCGGCGTACCTCGCCCAACCCGTGTGCGAGATTCCGTTCCGCTTTGGACCGCCACCGGCCACGGGTCTGCTCACGTCGCATCCGGGCCAGCCGCCGGCGTTTCTGCCCAGAGAGTACGTTCCCGTGTGCATCGGTTCCGTGGCCGATCTCGGTCGAGAGGCCTCGATCGTGACGGGCCGCAGTCAGGGGTGCGCCTGTTCGCTCGCATTTGTCCTCATCGTACGATCGCCACTCTGGCCCGTGATCGATACGTTGTTCATCGATAACGAGCCCACAGTCCTCGCAGACCGTTTCCTTGACGTTGGTAGTGACGTGTCCGTCGCACTCGGGACATCGGTTTGCGCTCGACTCCGTTTGGACGTCTTCGTCGAAACCAGTTTCATAGATGTCTCTCGTTGCCATCGTTCTCACCAAGGTCAGGAACTCGCCAGTACAGCGAGCCCTCACCTATTAAGCGGCGAAGAGAAACCACTCATATCCCGATATTCACAATAGGTGAGTGGTTCTAAACTGTGCGAAGTTAATGAGAATGAATATGTTATGTAGGGTGATGGTCCGGGATAAATATTGAAAAGGGTGCTTTGAGAACCCTTGTGTAATGACAGAGGACAGTGTTTTTCTTGCAGATTCTATATCTCGGCCGGAGGAGGAAATCATAGTCCAATATATCCAAGAGAGGGAGAGTCCGATTCATATCTTTGGTGAGCCAGGCGTTGGGAAAACAACAATTCTTGAACGGGTAATAACCGATGGTATAGCCGATCTTGATGTAAATAAGCGAAATATACGGGCAAACCATAGTCTCAATGATCTATTTCGTGAGGTCTGCCACGCACTCTTTGCGGCTCTCCCTGAAGACAAGAAAGAGGAGGGACGACAGTTTGCCGGACTCAGTGTCAGTTCACCAGTTGGTGGAGCCGGTGTCTCATTCGAAAGCGTGGAAGCCGAAGCATCACGAGCACAGTTTGGGTATCGGGATTCCCTACTGGGCCTCAGCGAATTATTCCCCGAGGATCAGCGTCTGCTCATCTGCATTGACGACGTACATGAACTGAGTGATGACGAACGTGCGATTCGAGATGCGATTCAAGAAGCTGATGATACCCTTCCATCAGAGGTGGTTCTCATCACGGCCGGTCGACTTGTATGGGATGACCTTGAGACAGCTGTATCGCTCTCGATGTTTGCCGAAGAACAGACCGTAACCTTTCTTCAAGATGTTTTCCCAGAGATTTCTGCCGAACGGGCACGTACGATTCATGACCAGTTAGGCGGCCACCCATTGTACATCGGGTTGTTGGCCGAGTCGGACGTTGACCAAGAGCTTCCCGACATCCCAGAACGAGAAGTACAACAAGAGATCGAACAACGGTATTTTGGCTTCTTAGAGCCTGATGAACGCCGCCTTCTCTTGGCAACAGCACCGTTAGATGAGCTCAATGAGGAACTCTGCACACAGGTTGTTTCAGAGGAATATGGATTTGACCGCATCACCGTCGGAGACATCCTTGATTCCCTAAGTACCCGTACCGTCGTACAGACAATCGGTCGGAATGCTGACGGCCTCCAAACGTTCAAAATCCATGATGTCTTCCGCGAATTCTTGCAAGAGCGCTCCGACCACATTGAGATCGCCCGCAGAGGCGCATGTATCTATTACGCTGAGAAATTAATCCAACTTGTCGATGAGGATCGGACTTTCGAGACCGAAATCGATTACGTCACATCGTGGTCAACCCATCTCTCAGACCACGTTATCAATGAAGAATCACATCTCATCGCGCAACTTATCGAAGAGACCGTAGCTGATGATGGCCTCCGATTCTATCCCCTGTCATTGCTTATTAGGGAGTTCAAAAAACGAGATGCAACTGCACTCCCGGACGAGATCGTTGAGTCGGTTCTCGACAGCGTTGATGCAAGCTGTTCAATGGCGAATGATTTCTACGATACCGACTTGGATCACTCCTGGGCCGAGTTACTGTTTCAGGACGGAGCATTCACCAACCCAGATAGTAATCTCATTAGTTATCTAGGACGGACCACAGAGACACAACCAACGTTTATTCGACGCGTGGCTGAAGAAATCGACACCGAAGATAACCGAACACTCCGATTCCTTATCTCCATTGGCCGCGACCTCCCCATCAATGATGCCGCTCTAATCGGGCAACAAGCAGCGATCTGGATCCAAGACGACGAAGCATACGGATACCTTGCCAGCCACACACTGCGACTAGCCTCATATCTGGCTGAAAACGGCGAATACGATGTTCCACTTGAAATACTCGAAGCCGTCCTGGAACCCCGAGATGGGGACCAGTTAGACATTGACCAGGGGATGGTACGCTACAATCTCACAACAATGCTTGACGAGAACTTTGACGCCTTAATCAGCGAGCGAGGTGAAAAACTGATTAGGGTGTTCGCCTCGAAACTCACCGCGGCTCTCGATCAATACGCTGACAGAGCAAGACTGGTTGCGGCACGTACCTCTTTCGCTGATTTACAGTATGTCGAGGACAATAGAGGTAGCCTCGAAGAGATTCTTCTGGAATATTTTATACGGGCGGTTACTGACTGGGTGGCTGAGAATACATCAGGAAACGAGCAAAACGAATTGGTTGAGCAACTTCTGTCTCGACCTACCCTTCTTCGACGTGTTGGCTTCTATGTCCTCAGCGAGCACCCGGACTCCTTTGAGGAAACCATTCAAAATGAACTGACGACGTCGGAGAATTATCGCGAGCACCAATCACAGTACGAATTTTATCTGGTCCTCAGTTCAGGTTTCGAATACTTGGATGACGCTGCTCAAGCCCAAGTGTGTGAGATTATTGAAGATGGGCCATATACCGATTCAGTAGAGGATCAAGCGGCACGGATGGCTGAACGAGGTGAAGAATCAGCAAGCTACTTCGAACAACGGATTCGCGAGACATGGCGGCGAGACAGGTTGTATATGATCCGCGAGCATTTGAAGGGAGAGTATTCTGATCAGCTTGATGAATTGGTAGAAAAATATGGTGAGCCGGATCAACTACCGTCGCGAACCCCTCAGCCAACGGTGAGTGGAGGGATGGTTCGCGAACGAGGCCCCGTCGAAACCGAGGAACTCCGTGAACAGTCTGCCGAGGAAGTATTGACGACCGCGGTTGAATGGGAACCGCCAGAATCTGACCTTTGGGATACCCTGGAAGACGATCAACTCGAGGAACAGAATTATCTAGGGTTCTCTCGCCAGCTTCGAGAGCTGATTATGGAGGATCCGCAGCGGTATGCGCGTGAAATCTCGGTGTTGGAAGACGCGAACCCACGATATGCTGAAGCCGCATTTCGGGCCTTCAGCGAGCTCGTTGACGATGGAGAAACCTTTCCCTGGGAGTCTATCATTGAACTCGGCCAAGTGATTACCGCATCGCCGACCTCATGGAGTGGTCAGGTTCGAACAAACTTGGCCAAGCTGATAAACAAAGGGATTGCAGCGGATGCAATTGAATTCCCAGCCGGTACTGAGTCAGCCGTTGAATCGATTCTACGAACCTTACTAACTGACTCGGACCCAGATGCCGATAGAGACCAGCCTTCGGAGGGGATGGCTGGATATGGTGACCCAGTTCAAGTAGCGATCAACAGTGTTCGACCAATGGCTGTGAACGCATACATCACTTACCTTAGTTGGCAGGATGGCCACACCGAGGACGCCCTTTCCCAGGATATCTTCGACCCAATCCGCGACCGCATCCGTGAGGATCCCTCACTTGCGGTTCGATCCGTGATTGGGCGACGATTTGGACGTCTATATTCTCTTGATCCAGATTTGATTGAAGAGCATCTTACAGATATTTTCCCACGCGACACTGACCTGGATGGTCGACAACGGTTTATTGCCGCGTGGAACTCCTACACAGCAAGTAATCGATACTGGGATGATGACTCTTTCCGCCCATACTACCGACACGCACTCAACCTCCTAGATACAGACGAGGATCAGGCGTATCAAATCGCAATACGCTCGACAACCGCACACGTCGTTTCCATCTATCTGTTCGAAGATGAAGACATCGCCGATGAGGACAGTCTCATGCGACAGTTCTACGACGTAGTAGATCGCGATGGAGCAAAGGAATTAGCATCAACAATGTCTTCGTCAATGGGAAATGACAATGTTGAAGAACAGTGGAAGAAGATTCGAGAACTTTGGTCATGGCGGTTAGATACTCTTGATCCCGACGATGAGGCGAATGGTGCAGAAGTCTATCAGTTCCTTGATTGCGTAAGGAATTCGACTAAAACGACACTAGAAGAGGAGAATATACTCATTGGCCGATCTCTTCCCTTCGTCGCCCACCAAAATCACCATTGGCGACGTATTGAAGAGTGGCTCGCTGAACAGTCTACATCCTATCCAGTGGTTGCAATTAATCTCTATGACGAATTAGTAGAAGCTGTCCCCTGCGAAGACTGGTCAGCTATAGCACGCAATAGCGAAGAAGAGAACCGGTCTCAATTGTACGAAAGTGCTGAAGCAGCAGGAAGTGATCCACTTCAAACAGCATTAGATATAGCGGATCAGTTCGCAGCAGAAAACAACCAAATGGATAGAGAGTTTTTGGAACAACACCTAACTCCGTAGTTACAGTCTGACTCAACTTGGGCGAAAAGGATCCTGATCGGGTTTAGTAGGGATTTGCGGATACTCTCTACCCCTGCCGTGAGGAGATCACCGGTTCTGTGGTCGACAAGCTAGTGACGTTCAATATCCTTGTACTGTCGAATTGATTCCACAGTGGTTTGTTTGACCAAGGGGGGCCCCAATCTGGTCTCCGAAGTGATGAAAATAGTACCGAGTTTGCCGGTTTTCTTGTTCCGTAATTACCTCGCTTGTCAAACGATACCCAACTGGCAACGTGACCTAAAGCACAGAGTAAGACTATACGGGGAGGATATCTTTCTCTAAAAATTCTCGAAGCTCAGTAATATCTAAGCCACTAACGGAAGCCTCATTTCTAAAGTTCTCAAAGAAAACCTTGGCATCTTCTCTGGTCAAGTGGACATAGTATTCTCTATCAATATTCTGATGGTATAATTTCCCGTCGTTGAGGGTCAAATAGAGCTGTTCATAGAAGTCATGGATGTTGTCCTTGATTAGTTCCATATTTTCGTTGTAGCCGATGTAGAGTCCAAGCAGGAAATCAGAGTGCATTAACACGGGGATACCATTCCATTTCCTCATTCCATTGAGCTTCTTCGCACCAACTGAACCGAAGTTCCCCGGCCTTGCGTTCGTGATGACGATAAAATTCTGGAACTTTGAGTCCGAACTCTTGACTTCATCACTCTTGTAGATTTTAAGCGCATACGTCCGAAGCATTTCAGCTTCTTTTGAAGACATATTGATCTCATCCTTCGTAGTGAATTTCCCGTCGTAGGCGAACGAACGAAAGTATTCGTTGTCATTTCGATAGAAGAATAGTTCTCCGAAGCCATCTGGTTGGTTCCCCCGTCTCTTTTCTCCCCACTGCTCCGTGCTTACTATAGCCTGTTTGATAATGTGGAAAGCGTCCTGCTCAAACTCACCACCACTGTAATCTTCAGGCTCGGTTACTAACTTCCCGAGCTGTTTGAACGCATCATGGGCGTTATCAGAAATCCTCTTTTCAGTCGTTCTTGCAACACTGTGGAGACGCTTAGAAATATAGTTATCCGGTAGTTCGTCATCTATGTCTTTTTCGATAAGGTCACCCAGATCAATAACTTCGGACGTGATTTCTTCGATCAAATTCTCGTCTATTACTGTACCCGGATTAAGAACAAGAACTGGATGGATACTCTTTCGGAGGTACTTCGCACTTCCCGGTGTCAGGTTACCCCCTTCTACGTTTAGGAGGACACGGATGATCTCGCCCTTATCTCCAATCTGGTAGAATTCGAATTCGCGCCCGTAGATACCTTCTCTCTTCTGTCCGTAGTAGGTGAGACCCTCGTCTTTGACTAATTTCTCGAAATACCGACGGGTACCGGATTTACTCAGCTCAAGCTCGAATGAGTTGTAGAAGACTTCAAGATTCCCTCCGCATTTTTGGCACATATCATAGTCTCTGAGATAGATATTCCCACAGCCTTCACATTGTTTATGTTCCACGTCATCCTTGTCCAGAACACCCAAATCATCGGTGAGCGTCTTAACCAGATCGTCATCTCGGATGTATCGGGCTTCATAAGCGGAGACACCTTTGAGCATCTGCGAAATCAAACGCTCTCGGGTTTTCGCCACAAGGTGAAGGGGGATTTTCTCGTTCAGTGGAATACCGAAATCCTCGTGAAAAGTCTCAGAGACTTGGTCTTGACGAGTCTCTGATCGTGTCTTGATATCAGCGTTGAGTCTTAAGAAATTATTCTCAATATTCTCTTCAATCTTCACGCGGGCGTTGGTTCCGAGATGGCTAAACCAGAATTTCCGTATATTTTGGAGATTGATATCTGCAATCTCATCTGAGAACTTGGCGAGAACTGGTCGGATATCGCGTTCCTCCGATTGCTTGGAGAGAGCAATTGGAATGGATGGTTGGGTATTTGTTTGCCGGAGCTGAGCCGAGAGAATTGAGTTGTCATCATCTTCAATATCGGTCTTTGTGAATTCATCGGCAAACCGTGACGCCGTTAACTCGTCATCATCCTCGATCCAGTCTGCCTCAACTGTCAATATTGAAAATACTTCTTCAATCTTGGTTTTGAGCGTCTCTCTAATCGCAGAACTTGAAGTATCAATTCTAATCGTATCCTCGTTATGATTCACCTCAAGAAATACTGTTTTCACGTCCCGTCTCCGTTGTGATCCGCTCGCCATATCGCGGGCTTCTGTGTCAGAAGC
This genomic window contains:
- a CDS encoding biosurfactant protein 1, producing the protein MTDHNSDREAFQPVGEGALVPDPALDQPADSQPTRQREASHSGGYPDGTTDTDRACISCGASIPASQRKCRFCLEHELDAASASGAASSEQTLRGVIQFLVKSSTFYGAVAKGAAAAKLLTSGHDEPIDDCTLIYDLDDEPAPQLTERWPTLPAATEVTSAAGDALLTAARERTAWDERSDRSQTEIPRVYDERGQGIRDESSLEHTLDDSDQLWIVPAIAVERVPRETESTSTGAEIPTVTALECHHCTKETEHRFRTRESLPDETWTGQPIWECQVCGTGRYGPAPE
- a CDS encoding transcription initiation factor IIB, coding for MRREQTRGRWRSKAERNLAHGLGEVRRLASTLELSESIRDQACQLFRSAQSEDLLRGRSIEAIGAASIYGTCRCNQHPLLLEDVVDAARVESTRVTNAYRTLNRELELPAPPMRPTSFVPRLISALELDHDIRRHANELAERAEGTALTNGCQPSGVAAACVYLAAQEQGALITQSTVASAAEVSVVTLRSRRDELQAM
- a CDS encoding ATP-binding protein; translation: MTEDSVFLADSISRPEEEIIVQYIQERESPIHIFGEPGVGKTTILERVITDGIADLDVNKRNIRANHSLNDLFREVCHALFAALPEDKKEEGRQFAGLSVSSPVGGAGVSFESVEAEASRAQFGYRDSLLGLSELFPEDQRLLICIDDVHELSDDERAIRDAIQEADDTLPSEVVLITAGRLVWDDLETAVSLSMFAEEQTVTFLQDVFPEISAERARTIHDQLGGHPLYIGLLAESDVDQELPDIPEREVQQEIEQRYFGFLEPDERRLLLATAPLDELNEELCTQVVSEEYGFDRITVGDILDSLSTRTVVQTIGRNADGLQTFKIHDVFREFLQERSDHIEIARRGACIYYAEKLIQLVDEDRTFETEIDYVTSWSTHLSDHVINEESHLIAQLIEETVADDGLRFYPLSLLIREFKKRDATALPDEIVESVLDSVDASCSMANDFYDTDLDHSWAELLFQDGAFTNPDSNLISYLGRTTETQPTFIRRVAEEIDTEDNRTLRFLISIGRDLPINDAALIGQQAAIWIQDDEAYGYLASHTLRLASYLAENGEYDVPLEILEAVLEPRDGDQLDIDQGMVRYNLTTMLDENFDALISERGEKLIRVFASKLTAALDQYADRARLVAARTSFADLQYVEDNRGSLEEILLEYFIRAVTDWVAENTSGNEQNELVEQLLSRPTLLRRVGFYVLSEHPDSFEETIQNELTTSENYREHQSQYEFYLVLSSGFEYLDDAAQAQVCEIIEDGPYTDSVEDQAARMAERGEESASYFEQRIRETWRRDRLYMIREHLKGEYSDQLDELVEKYGEPDQLPSRTPQPTVSGGMVRERGPVETEELREQSAEEVLTTAVEWEPPESDLWDTLEDDQLEEQNYLGFSRQLRELIMEDPQRYAREISVLEDANPRYAEAAFRAFSELVDDGETFPWESIIELGQVITASPTSWSGQVRTNLAKLINKGIAADAIEFPAGTESAVESILRTLLTDSDPDADRDQPSEGMAGYGDPVQVAINSVRPMAVNAYITYLSWQDGHTEDALSQDIFDPIRDRIREDPSLAVRSVIGRRFGRLYSLDPDLIEEHLTDIFPRDTDLDGRQRFIAAWNSYTASNRYWDDDSFRPYYRHALNLLDTDEDQAYQIAIRSTTAHVVSIYLFEDEDIADEDSLMRQFYDVVDRDGAKELASTMSSSMGNDNVEEQWKKIRELWSWRLDTLDPDDEANGAEVYQFLDCVRNSTKTTLEEENILIGRSLPFVAHQNHHWRRIEEWLAEQSTSYPVVAINLYDELVEAVPCEDWSAIARNSEEENRSQLYESAEAAGSDPLQTALDIADQFAAENNQMDREFLEQHLTP